Proteins from one Streptomyces sp. NBC_00289 genomic window:
- a CDS encoding 2-oxoacid:ferredoxin oxidoreductase subunit beta — MAETSTGSSREGAGTIEALTLVPKAEARQSMKDFKSDQEVRWCPGCGDYAILAAVQGFMPELGLAKENIVFVSGIGCSSRFPYYMNTYGMHSIHGRAPAIATGLASSRRDLSVWVVTGDGDALSIGGNHLIHALRRNVNLKILLFNNRIYGLTKGQYSPTSEVGKITKSTPMGSLDAPFNPVSLAIGAEASFVARTVDSDRKHLTEVLRQAAAHPGTALIEIYQNCNIFNDGAFDALKDRQQAEEAVIRLEHGQPIRFGAESSRGVVRDAATGDLKVVTVTPENEAQVLVHDAHAASPTTAFALSRLADPDTLHHTPIGVLRSVERPVYDTQMADQLDTAVEQHGKGDLAALLAGGDTWTVVG; from the coding sequence ATGGCTGAGACGTCCACTGGCTCCTCCAGGGAAGGCGCGGGCACGATCGAGGCGCTCACCCTGGTGCCCAAGGCCGAGGCACGACAGTCCATGAAGGACTTCAAGTCGGACCAGGAGGTGCGCTGGTGCCCCGGCTGCGGTGACTACGCGATCCTCGCCGCGGTCCAGGGCTTCATGCCGGAGCTGGGCCTGGCGAAGGAGAACATCGTCTTCGTCTCGGGCATCGGCTGCTCGTCCCGCTTCCCGTACTACATGAACACGTACGGCATGCACTCCATCCACGGTCGCGCGCCCGCCATCGCCACCGGCCTGGCCTCCTCGCGCCGTGACCTGTCCGTGTGGGTGGTCACCGGTGACGGCGACGCGCTGTCGATCGGCGGCAACCACCTGATCCACGCCCTGCGCCGCAACGTCAACCTCAAGATCCTGCTGTTCAACAACCGGATCTACGGCCTGACGAAGGGCCAGTACTCCCCTACCTCCGAGGTCGGCAAGATCACCAAGTCGACGCCGATGGGCTCGCTCGACGCGCCCTTCAACCCGGTGTCGCTCGCGATCGGCGCGGAGGCGTCCTTCGTGGCCCGGACCGTGGACTCCGACCGCAAGCACCTGACGGAGGTGCTGCGGCAGGCGGCCGCCCATCCCGGCACCGCGCTGATCGAGATCTACCAGAACTGCAACATCTTCAACGACGGCGCCTTCGACGCGCTCAAGGACCGGCAGCAGGCCGAGGAGGCGGTGATCCGCCTGGAGCACGGGCAGCCGATCCGCTTCGGGGCGGAGTCCTCGCGCGGCGTCGTACGGGACGCGGCCACCGGTGATCTGAAGGTGGTCACGGTGACCCCGGAGAACGAGGCGCAGGTCCTGGTCCACGACGCCCACGCGGCCTCTCCGACCACGGCGTTCGCGTTGTCGCGGCTGGCCGACCCGGACACCCTGCACCACACGCCGATCGGCGTCCTGCGTTCCGTGGAGCGGCCGGTCTACGACACGCAGATGGCCGACCAGCTGGACACGGCCGTCGAGCAGCACGGCAAGGGCGATCTCGCCGCGCTGCTGGCGGGCGGGGACACCTGGACGGTCGTCGGCTGA
- a CDS encoding VOC family protein, with protein MTQTPPPEPVAAPASAPTPVPVPVHWKLVVDAADPHPQADFWAAALHYEVEDNSALIERLLELGALPGAATVEFHGQPAFRDLIAVRHPDDPYDKDSGTGLGRRLLFQRVPEPKTVKNRLHLDLHPGDGLRAAEVERLERLGARVLRRVAEPSGEWVVMADPEGNEFCVH; from the coding sequence ATGACGCAGACGCCTCCCCCCGAGCCCGTAGCCGCACCCGCCTCCGCCCCCACGCCCGTGCCCGTGCCCGTGCACTGGAAGCTCGTCGTCGACGCCGCCGATCCGCACCCGCAGGCCGACTTCTGGGCCGCCGCGCTGCACTACGAGGTCGAGGACAACAGCGCGCTGATCGAGCGGCTGCTGGAACTCGGCGCGCTGCCCGGCGCGGCGACCGTCGAGTTCCACGGCCAGCCCGCGTTCCGTGACCTGATCGCCGTACGGCATCCCGACGACCCGTACGACAAGGACAGCGGGACCGGGCTGGGGCGGCGGCTGCTGTTCCAGCGGGTGCCGGAGCCGAAGACGGTCAAGAACCGGCTGCATCTCGATCTGCACCCCGGCGACGGACTGCGCGCGGCGGAGGTCGAGCGACTGGAGCGGCTGGGCGCGCGTGTCCTGCGGCGGGTGGCGGAGCCGTCCGGGGAGTGGGTCGTGATGGCGGATCCGGAGGGGAACGAGTTCTGCGTCCACTAG
- a CDS encoding M28 family metallopeptidase, with product MKLSVSGRTTAVGAVAALTLLAGGSMADAAPAPESAVAAAPDIPVAAVKAHLTQLQSIATANGGNRAHGRTGYKASLDYVKAKLDAAGFTTTTQQFTSSGRTGYNLIADWPGGDTNQVVMTGSHLDSVTAGPGINDNGSGSAAILETALTVARTAYHPTKHLRFAWWGAEELGMVGSRYYVSNLSTANRAKISGYLNFDMIGSPNPGYFVYDDDPAIEKTFKDYFTGLGIATEPETEGDGRSDHAPFKNAGIPVGGLFSGADYIKTAAQATKWGGTAGQAFDRCYHRSCDTTSNINDTALDRHGDALANAVWQLSS from the coding sequence ATGAAGCTCTCCGTTTCCGGGCGTACGACGGCTGTCGGTGCCGTCGCGGCCCTCACCCTGTTGGCCGGCGGATCCATGGCCGACGCGGCGCCCGCGCCCGAGTCCGCCGTGGCCGCGGCGCCCGACATACCCGTCGCGGCCGTCAAGGCGCACCTGACGCAGCTGCAGTCCATCGCCACCGCCAACGGCGGCAACCGGGCACACGGCCGGACCGGCTACAAGGCCTCGCTCGACTACGTGAAGGCCAAGCTGGACGCCGCCGGGTTCACCACCACCACCCAGCAGTTCACCTCCTCCGGCCGCACCGGCTACAACCTCATAGCCGACTGGCCCGGCGGCGACACCAACCAGGTGGTCATGACGGGGTCCCACCTCGACAGCGTGACCGCCGGCCCCGGCATCAACGACAACGGGAGCGGCTCCGCGGCGATCCTGGAGACCGCCCTCACCGTGGCCCGCACCGCCTACCACCCCACCAAGCATCTGAGATTCGCCTGGTGGGGGGCGGAGGAGCTGGGCATGGTCGGCTCCCGCTACTACGTCAGCAACCTGTCGACCGCGAACCGGGCGAAGATCAGCGGCTATCTGAACTTCGACATGATCGGCTCACCGAACCCCGGCTACTTCGTCTACGACGACGACCCGGCGATCGAGAAGACGTTCAAGGACTACTTCACCGGCCTCGGCATCGCCACCGAGCCGGAGACCGAGGGCGACGGCCGCTCCGACCACGCGCCCTTCAAGAACGCGGGCATCCCCGTCGGCGGCCTGTTCAGCGGCGCCGACTACATCAAGACGGCGGCGCAGGCCACCAAGTGGGGCGGTACGGCGGGGCAGGCGTTCGACCGCTGCTACCACCGGTCCTGCGACACGACCTCCAACATCAACGACACCGCGCTGGACCGGCACGGCGACGCCCTCGCCAACGCGGTCTGGCAACTGTCCTCCTAG
- a CDS encoding flavodoxin family protein, translated as MTRRFLFVLGSSRTEGNTELLARRAAEQLPPDVEQRWISLAEHPLPDFVDLRHDSDHVRPVDGNAGLLLDATLAATDIVIASPLYWYSVSAHTKRYLDYWSGWLRTPGIDFKATLAGRTLWGVTVLADREQVVADPLIGTLNNSAAYLRMRFGGVLLGNGSKAGDVLHDTEALAEAKTFFARQAPLARFQFESDLPPVTGATR; from the coding sequence ATGACCCGCCGCTTCCTGTTCGTCCTGGGCAGCAGCCGCACCGAGGGGAACACCGAACTGCTCGCGCGCCGGGCGGCCGAGCAGCTGCCCCCGGACGTGGAACAGCGGTGGATCAGCCTCGCCGAGCATCCGCTGCCCGACTTCGTGGACCTGCGGCACGACAGCGACCACGTGCGGCCGGTGGACGGCAACGCGGGCCTGCTGCTCGACGCCACGCTCGCGGCCACGGACATCGTGATCGCGTCGCCGCTGTACTGGTACTCGGTGTCCGCCCACACCAAGCGCTACCTCGACTACTGGTCGGGCTGGCTGCGTACGCCCGGCATCGACTTCAAGGCGACCCTGGCCGGGCGCACGCTCTGGGGTGTCACCGTGCTCGCGGACCGGGAGCAGGTGGTCGCCGACCCGCTGATCGGCACCCTCAACAACTCGGCCGCGTACCTGCGGATGCGATTCGGCGGAGTGCTGCTCGGCAACGGCAGCAAGGCCGGTGACGTCCTGCACGACACCGAGGCCCTCGCCGAGGCGAAGACCTTCTTCGCCCGGCAGGCGCCTCTCGCCCGCTTCCAGTTCGAGTCCGACCTACCTCCGGTCACGGGGGCTACGCGGTGA
- a CDS encoding ABC transporter permease: MSRADTTRGEQGPPGTQGVADLPVAAGAPVRKPSPLWTLGLLRSELLTTFRRWRTLALLAVLAAVPVLVGIAVKIETSDGSSAGGGGEGPAFISQITNNGLFLVFTALAATLPFFLPMAIGVVAGDAIAGEANAGTLRYLLVAPAGRTRLLLTKYATVLTFCLVATLVVAASALTVGALLFPLGDLTTISGTRIGFADGLGRALLIALVVAASLIGVAALGLFVSTLTNSGVAAMATTVGLLITVQILDQIPQLHALQPYFFSHYWLSFADLMRDPVYWDDLVKNLGVQALYAGVFGSAAWARFTAKDITA; encoded by the coding sequence ATGTCGCGGGCTGACACGACGCGGGGAGAGCAGGGACCGCCTGGCACCCAGGGCGTGGCGGACCTGCCCGTCGCGGCCGGGGCGCCGGTCCGGAAGCCCAGCCCGTTGTGGACCCTCGGCCTGCTGCGCAGCGAACTGCTGACCACCTTCCGGCGCTGGCGCACGCTCGCGCTGCTGGCTGTGCTGGCCGCCGTACCGGTCCTGGTCGGGATCGCCGTGAAGATCGAGACGAGCGACGGCTCGTCGGCCGGCGGAGGCGGCGAGGGCCCGGCGTTCATCTCGCAGATCACCAACAACGGTCTGTTCCTGGTCTTCACCGCGCTGGCCGCGACGCTCCCGTTCTTCCTCCCGATGGCGATCGGCGTCGTCGCGGGCGACGCGATCGCCGGCGAGGCGAACGCGGGCACCCTGCGCTACCTCCTGGTCGCCCCCGCCGGCCGCACCCGCCTGCTGCTCACCAAGTACGCGACCGTGCTGACCTTCTGTCTGGTCGCCACGCTGGTGGTGGCGGCCTCGGCGCTGACGGTCGGCGCGCTGCTCTTCCCGCTCGGTGACCTGACCACCATCTCCGGCACCCGGATCGGTTTCGCCGACGGCCTGGGCCGGGCGCTGCTGATCGCCCTGGTCGTCGCCGCGTCACTGATCGGGGTGGCGGCCCTCGGTCTGTTCGTCTCGACCCTGACGAACAGCGGTGTCGCGGCCATGGCGACGACGGTGGGCCTGCTGATCACGGTTCAGATCCTCGACCAGATCCCCCAGCTGCACGCCCTCCAGCCGTACTTCTTCTCCCACTACTGGCTGTCCTTCGCCGACCTGATGCGCGACCCCGTCTACTGGGACGACCTGGTGAAGAACCTCGGTGTCCAGGCCCTGTACGCGGGCGTGTTCGGGTCGGCGGCCTGGGCCCGGTTCACGGCGAAGGACATCACCGCGTAG
- a CDS encoding SDR family oxidoreductase: MSIVVTGATGHLGRLVVEHLLEKVPAEQITAVVRDEAKAAGFAARGVRIAVADYNAPETFDGLFSAGDKVLLISGNEFDKGRVGQHKVVLDAAKAAGVALLAYTSAPGTLTAALADDHKGTEEAILASGVPYTLLRNGWYNENYTENLAPVLEYGAVVQAAGEGKVASAARADYAAAAAAVLTGEGHENKTYELGGDTAWGFAEYAAELSRQTGKEIVYNAVPVDAFVGILTGAGLPEPFAAILAGVDASIEKGELSGVTGDLSRLAGRPTTPIAESVAAALKG, translated from the coding sequence ATGAGCATTGTTGTCACCGGAGCCACCGGACACCTCGGCCGTCTCGTCGTGGAGCACCTGCTGGAGAAGGTTCCGGCGGAGCAGATCACGGCCGTCGTACGCGACGAGGCGAAGGCGGCCGGCTTCGCGGCCCGGGGCGTACGGATCGCGGTCGCCGACTACAACGCCCCCGAGACCTTCGACGGCCTCTTCTCGGCCGGCGACAAGGTGCTGCTGATCTCCGGCAACGAGTTCGACAAGGGGCGCGTCGGCCAGCACAAGGTCGTCCTCGACGCCGCCAAGGCCGCCGGTGTCGCCCTCCTCGCCTACACCAGCGCCCCCGGCACCCTGACCGCCGCGCTCGCCGACGACCACAAGGGCACGGAGGAGGCGATCCTGGCCTCCGGCGTCCCGTACACGCTGCTGCGCAACGGCTGGTACAACGAGAACTACACGGAGAACCTCGCCCCGGTCCTCGAGTACGGCGCGGTCGTCCAGGCCGCCGGTGAGGGCAAGGTCGCCTCCGCGGCCCGCGCCGACTACGCGGCCGCCGCCGCCGCGGTACTGACCGGCGAGGGCCACGAGAACAAGACCTACGAGCTGGGCGGCGACACGGCCTGGGGCTTCGCCGAGTACGCGGCCGAGCTGAGCCGGCAGACCGGCAAGGAGATCGTCTACAACGCGGTCCCGGTCGACGCCTTCGTCGGCATCCTGACCGGTGCCGGGCTGCCCGAGCCGTTCGCCGCGATCCTCGCCGGCGTCGACGCGTCCATAGAGAAGGGCGAGCTGAGCGGCGTCACCGGTGACCTGTCCCGGCTGGCCGGGCGCCCCACCACGCCGATCGCCGAATCCGTCGCGGCGGCGCTCAAGGGCTGA
- a CDS encoding tetratricopeptide repeat protein, with protein MSRLSRDKKREQQGAADPAAGEAAPIDVRVTGTGPGAGGASVGGVPVVAAPGEELQHAVLAQLHRIAFAAGHPVLATIHDERIGYVVPLRVDPDGSSQFTAEPVLLAARDEPANASARAPHDPPAPAMPQASMPEPTRTAPGTVAVPTGQFGPPPVMDAQPAARTDHWPVPPTTPEPALYPESNSGPEGALYPESNSAAERALYPESGSTPEPVGYPQPAPASATHQEWPPAPQQIPHPDPYRANHATPTGHPAPTGHPTPANRPNPIPTATAARPFIPDPASVREPDPRPTPARGFDAVAEAVLGDEPLLAGDAAGPPLLAEPVARINEAVRSGRIETAAALAEQTVAEASGTLGPEHPEVLRLRELTAYILYLADDPVRSLHLSLDLAGLRRGAGDAEAAYGNVQSAATAWRAVRDPVQGLNLGVDLIALWSELAAQGGPAADDIEQLESARTRMTRLADRARRAADAPGG; from the coding sequence ATGTCTCGACTCAGCCGCGACAAGAAGCGGGAACAGCAGGGCGCCGCCGACCCGGCCGCCGGGGAGGCGGCACCGATCGACGTGCGGGTCACCGGGACCGGGCCGGGTGCGGGCGGTGCGTCGGTCGGCGGCGTACCGGTCGTCGCGGCGCCCGGCGAGGAACTCCAGCACGCCGTCCTCGCCCAGCTGCACCGCATCGCGTTCGCCGCGGGCCACCCCGTCCTCGCCACCATCCACGACGAACGCATCGGTTACGTCGTCCCCCTTCGAGTGGATCCGGACGGCTCCAGCCAGTTCACCGCCGAGCCGGTCCTGCTGGCCGCACGCGACGAGCCGGCGAACGCGTCCGCGAGGGCACCGCACGACCCGCCCGCGCCTGCGATGCCGCAGGCGTCGATGCCGGAGCCGACGCGCACGGCACCGGGCACGGTGGCGGTACCCACCGGGCAGTTCGGCCCGCCGCCGGTGATGGACGCGCAGCCGGCCGCCCGAACCGACCACTGGCCCGTGCCGCCGACGACACCGGAGCCGGCCCTCTACCCGGAGTCGAACTCGGGCCCCGAGGGGGCCCTCTACCCGGAGTCGAACTCGGCCGCCGAGCGGGCCCTCTACCCCGAGTCGGGCTCCACCCCGGAGCCGGTCGGGTACCCACAGCCCGCACCCGCCTCGGCCACCCACCAGGAATGGCCGCCGGCACCGCAGCAGATCCCGCACCCGGACCCGTACCGGGCCAACCACGCGACCCCGACCGGACATCCGGCTCCGACCGGCCATCCGACTCCGGCCAACCGCCCGAATCCGATCCCCACCGCGACCGCGGCCCGCCCCTTCATCCCCGACCCCGCCTCCGTACGCGAACCCGACCCCAGGCCGACGCCCGCCAGGGGGTTCGACGCCGTGGCCGAAGCCGTCCTCGGGGACGAGCCGCTGCTCGCCGGTGACGCGGCAGGGCCTCCGCTGCTCGCGGAACCGGTCGCGCGGATCAACGAGGCCGTCAGGTCGGGCCGGATCGAGACGGCCGCGGCGCTCGCCGAGCAGACCGTGGCAGAGGCCTCGGGGACGCTGGGGCCGGAACACCCCGAAGTGCTCCGGCTGCGGGAACTGACCGCGTACATCCTCTACTTGGCGGACGACCCGGTCCGCTCCCTCCACCTCTCCCTCGACCTCGCGGGTCTCCGCCGCGGCGCCGGGGACGCGGAGGCGGCGTACGGCAACGTGCAGAGCGCGGCCACCGCCTGGCGCGCCGTACGCGACCCGGTGCAGGGGCTGAACCTGGGCGTCGACCTGATCGCCCTGTGGAGCGAGCTCGCGGCGCAGGGCGGTCCGGCCGCCGACGACATCGAGCAGCTGGAGTCGGCCCGCACCCGGATGACCCGCCTGGCCGACCGCGCCCGCAGGGCCGCGGACGCGCCGGGCGGCTGA
- a CDS encoding ABC transporter ATP-binding protein, with translation MDEPSVTEPGTEGAGDSVIATRALTKRYRGGQLAVDGLDLTVPAGSVFGFLGPNGSGKTTTIRMLMGLIEPTSGTARVLGRPMPRSTRTVLPHVGALIEGPALYGFLSGRDNLLRYDAADPTADPRTRRARVASALERVGLGAAAGKKAKAYSLGMKQRLGLAAALLQPRKLLVLDEPTNGLDPQGMREIRSLIRELASDGTTVFLSSHLLDEIEQVCTHAAVMTRGRLITQGAVADLAAGTRGRLVVTTPDAGDAARVLKEHGAADVVVGDDRVTADPPDGDPADLNAALVSAGVRVRGFGIERASLEDAFVALTGEGFDVAG, from the coding sequence ATGGACGAACCGTCCGTCACGGAGCCGGGCACCGAGGGCGCGGGTGACAGCGTGATCGCCACCCGCGCGCTCACCAAGCGCTACCGCGGCGGGCAGCTCGCCGTCGACGGTCTCGACCTGACCGTCCCGGCGGGCAGCGTCTTCGGCTTCCTCGGTCCCAACGGCTCGGGCAAGACCACCACCATCCGCATGCTGATGGGCCTGATCGAACCGACCTCCGGCACGGCCCGCGTCCTGGGCCGCCCGATGCCCCGCTCCACCCGCACCGTGCTGCCCCACGTCGGCGCGCTCATCGAGGGCCCGGCCCTCTACGGCTTCCTCTCCGGCCGCGACAACCTGCTGCGCTACGACGCCGCAGACCCGACCGCCGACCCACGCACCCGGCGCGCCCGCGTCGCCTCGGCCCTGGAGCGGGTGGGCCTCGGGGCGGCCGCGGGCAAGAAGGCGAAGGCGTACTCGCTGGGCATGAAACAGCGACTGGGCCTCGCGGCCGCGCTGCTCCAGCCGCGAAAACTCCTCGTGCTCGACGAGCCGACCAACGGCCTCGACCCGCAGGGCATGCGGGAAATCCGCTCCCTGATCCGGGAGTTGGCCTCGGACGGCACGACCGTCTTCCTCTCCTCGCACCTGCTCGACGAGATCGAGCAGGTGTGTACGCACGCTGCGGTGATGACCCGTGGCCGGCTGATCACCCAGGGCGCCGTCGCGGACCTGGCGGCGGGAACCCGCGGCCGGCTGGTCGTGACGACGCCGGACGCGGGGGACGCGGCTCGGGTGCTGAAGGAACACGGCGCCGCGGACGTCGTCGTCGGCGACGACCGCGTGACCGCCGACCCCCCTGACGGCGACCCCGCCGACCTGAACGCCGCGCTGGTGTCGGCCGGTGTCCGCGTCCGCGGCTTCGGGATCGAACGGGCCTCACTGGAGGACGCGTTCGTCGCGCTGACGGGGGAGGGCTTCGATGTCGCGGGCTGA
- a CDS encoding winged helix-turn-helix transcriptional regulator codes for MCPYRLVLEHVTSRWGVLVLIELMERPYRFSELRRAIGRVSEKMLTQTLQTLERDGLVHRDAKPVIPPRVDYSLTDLGREAAQQVRGLAMWTSRRMPEVEESRRTYDEARERASRAS; via the coding sequence ATGTGTCCGTACCGTCTGGTCCTGGAACACGTGACCTCACGCTGGGGCGTCCTGGTGCTGATCGAGCTCATGGAGCGCCCGTACCGCTTCAGTGAGCTGCGCCGGGCGATCGGCCGGGTCAGCGAGAAGATGCTGACCCAGACTCTCCAGACCCTCGAACGCGACGGCCTGGTCCACCGCGACGCCAAGCCGGTGATCCCGCCCCGCGTCGACTACTCCCTCACGGACCTGGGCCGGGAGGCGGCACAGCAGGTGCGGGGCCTGGCCATGTGGACGAGCCGGCGGATGCCCGAGGTGGAGGAGTCCCGCCGGACATACGACGAGGCCCGGGAGCGCGCCTCCCGGGCCTCGTGA
- the rarD gene encoding EamA family transporter RarD produces MTGKSTGERRTGLLNGFAAYGMWGLVPLFWPLLKPAGAMEILAHRMVWSLGFVAVALVLVRRWAWAGELLRQPRRLALVAVAAAVITVNWGVYIWAVNSGHVVEASLGYFINPLVTIAMGVLLLKERLRPAQWVAVGVGFAAVLVLTIGYGQPPWISLTLAFSFATYGLVKKKVNLGGVESLAAETAIQFLPALGYLLWLSAHGDSTFTGAGAGHAALLAATGVVTALPLVCFGAAAIRVPLSTLGLLQYLAPVFQFLLGVLYFHEAMPAERWAGFALVWLALALLTADAWRSARRARAQLDLALRVPAPTSAEVDA; encoded by the coding sequence GTGACCGGGAAGTCGACGGGCGAGCGGCGGACAGGTCTGCTGAACGGCTTCGCCGCGTACGGGATGTGGGGTCTGGTCCCCCTCTTCTGGCCGCTACTCAAGCCCGCCGGGGCGATGGAGATCCTCGCCCACCGGATGGTGTGGTCCCTCGGCTTCGTCGCCGTGGCACTGGTCCTGGTGCGGCGCTGGGCCTGGGCGGGCGAACTGCTGCGGCAGCCGCGCAGGCTCGCGCTGGTCGCCGTGGCCGCGGCCGTCATCACCGTGAACTGGGGCGTCTACATCTGGGCCGTGAACTCCGGCCACGTGGTCGAGGCCTCGCTCGGATACTTCATCAATCCCCTGGTCACCATCGCGATGGGCGTGCTGCTCCTCAAGGAGCGGCTGCGGCCCGCGCAGTGGGTGGCGGTCGGGGTCGGCTTCGCCGCGGTCCTCGTGCTGACCATCGGGTACGGACAGCCGCCGTGGATCTCGCTCACCCTCGCCTTCTCCTTCGCCACGTACGGCCTGGTGAAGAAGAAGGTCAACCTCGGCGGCGTCGAGTCGCTGGCCGCCGAGACCGCGATCCAGTTCCTGCCCGCGCTCGGCTACCTGCTGTGGCTGTCCGCGCACGGGGACTCCACGTTCACCGGTGCGGGAGCCGGGCACGCGGCGCTGCTCGCCGCGACCGGCGTCGTCACCGCGCTCCCCCTCGTCTGCTTCGGCGCGGCCGCGATCCGTGTGCCCCTGTCCACGCTGGGCCTGCTGCAGTATCTGGCCCCGGTCTTCCAGTTCCTTCTCGGCGTCCTCTACTTCCACGAGGCGATGCCGGCCGAGCGGTGGGCCGGGTTCGCGCTGGTGTGGCTGGCACTGGCGCTGCTGACCGCCGACGCCTGGCGCTCCGCGCGGAGGGCACGGGCGCAACTCGACCTGGCCCTTCGGGTGCCCGCGCCCACGTCCGCCGAGGTGGACGCCTGA